Proteins co-encoded in one Acidovorax sp. 69 genomic window:
- a CDS encoding type IV pilus twitching motility protein PilT: MDITQLLAFSVKNKASDLHLSAGLPPMIRVHGDVRRINVDALDHKTVHSMVYDIMSDAQRKTYEEFLEVDFSFEIEGLARFRVNAFNQNRGSAAVFRTIPSKILTLEQLNAPKIFGDLSLKPRGLVLVTGPTGSGKSTTLAAMVNFLNESEYGHILTVEDPIEFVHESKKCLINQREVGPMTLSFAAALKSALREDPDAILVGEMRDLETIRLAMTAAETGHLVFGTLHTSSAAKTIDRIIDVFPAEEKEMVRAMLSESLQAVISQTLCKTKDGSGRVAAHEIMLGTSAIRNLIREAKVAQMYSTIQTSNSVGMQTLDQNLTDLVRRNIISPAEARSKAKIPENFPG, from the coding sequence GTGGACATTACCCAACTGCTCGCGTTCAGCGTCAAGAACAAGGCCTCCGACTTGCACCTTTCGGCCGGCCTGCCGCCCATGATCCGGGTCCACGGGGATGTACGGCGCATCAACGTCGATGCGCTGGACCACAAGACCGTCCACTCCATGGTGTACGACATCATGAGCGACGCGCAACGCAAAACGTATGAAGAGTTTCTGGAGGTCGATTTCTCCTTTGAAATCGAAGGCCTGGCGCGGTTCCGTGTCAATGCCTTCAACCAGAATCGCGGCTCCGCCGCCGTGTTCCGGACCATTCCGAGCAAGATCCTCACCCTGGAACAGCTCAACGCCCCCAAAATTTTCGGCGACCTGTCCTTGAAGCCACGCGGCCTGGTGCTGGTGACCGGGCCCACGGGCTCAGGCAAGTCCACCACGCTGGCGGCCATGGTGAATTTCCTCAATGAATCCGAATACGGCCACATCCTGACGGTGGAAGACCCGATCGAATTCGTGCACGAGTCCAAGAAGTGCCTGATCAACCAGCGTGAAGTGGGCCCGATGACGCTGTCGTTCGCGGCCGCGCTGAAATCCGCGCTGCGCGAAGATCCGGACGCCATTCTGGTCGGCGAAATGCGCGACCTCGAAACCATTCGACTGGCCATGACAGCGGCTGAAACAGGTCACCTGGTGTTTGGCACTCTGCACACGTCGAGCGCCGCCAAGACCATCGACCGGATCATTGACGTGTTCCCCGCCGAAGAAAAGGAAATGGTCCGGGCGATGTTGTCCGAATCGCTGCAGGCCGTGATTTCACAGACGCTGTGCAAGACCAAAGACGGCTCGGGCCGCGTGGCCGCCCACGAGATCATGCTGGGCACCAGCGCCATCCGCAATCTGATCCGCGAGGCCAAGGTGGCACAGATGTACTCCACCATCCAGACCAGCAACAGCGTGGGCATGCAGACACTGGATCAGAACCTGACCGATCTGGTGCGACGCAACATCATCAGCCCGGCCGAGGCCCGCAGCAAGGCCAAGATTCCCGAAAATTTCCCAGGATGA
- a CDS encoding PilT/PilU family type 4a pilus ATPase, producing MERDQASKFINDLLKLMVSRNGSDLFITAEFPPAMKVDGKVTKVSPQPLTPNHTLTLARAVMSDKQVADFERTKECNFAISPAGIGRFRVNAFIQQGKVGMVMRTIPLTLPTIDGLGVPQVLKEVTMTKRGLCILVGATGSGKSTTLAAMVDWRNENSFGHIITVEDPVEFVHPHKNCVVTQREVGLDTDSWEAALKNTLRQAPDVILMGEIRDRETMEHAVAFAETGHLCLATLHANSANQALDRIINFFPEERRAQLLMDLSLNLRAMVSQRLIPKQDGKGRAAAVEIMLNTPLISDLIFKGDVSEIKEIMKKSRNLGMQTFDQALFDAYEANVISYEDALRNADSLNDLRLQIKLNSQRAKSPDLAQGTEHFAIV from the coding sequence ATGGAACGCGATCAGGCCAGTAAATTCATCAATGACCTGCTCAAGCTGATGGTGAGTCGCAACGGTAGCGACTTGTTCATCACGGCAGAGTTTCCGCCCGCCATGAAAGTCGATGGCAAGGTGACCAAGGTGTCGCCCCAGCCACTCACGCCCAACCACACGCTGACCCTGGCGCGCGCCGTGATGAGCGACAAACAGGTGGCCGATTTCGAACGCACCAAGGAGTGCAATTTCGCCATCTCGCCCGCCGGTATTGGTCGTTTCCGCGTGAATGCGTTCATCCAGCAGGGCAAGGTGGGCATGGTCATGCGGACGATTCCGCTGACCCTGCCCACCATCGATGGCTTGGGCGTGCCGCAGGTGCTGAAAGAGGTGACGATGACCAAGCGCGGTCTGTGCATCCTGGTGGGTGCCACTGGCTCGGGCAAATCGACCACGCTCGCAGCCATGGTGGACTGGCGCAACGAGAACTCGTTCGGCCACATCATCACGGTGGAGGATCCCGTCGAATTCGTGCACCCGCACAAGAACTGCGTGGTCACGCAGCGCGAAGTGGGCCTGGATACCGACAGCTGGGAAGCTGCCCTCAAAAACACGCTGCGCCAGGCGCCCGACGTGATTTTGATGGGCGAAATCCGCGACCGCGAAACCATGGAACACGCGGTGGCCTTTGCCGAAACCGGGCACTTGTGCCTGGCCACACTGCACGCCAACAGCGCCAACCAGGCGCTCGACCGGATCATCAACTTCTTCCCCGAAGAGCGCCGCGCACAACTGCTGATGGACCTCTCGCTCAACCTGCGCGCCATGGTGTCGCAGCGGCTGATTCCCAAGCAAGACGGCAAGGGCCGCGCGGCGGCGGTGGAAATCATGCTGAACACGCCGCTGATCTCCGATCTGATCTTCAAGGGTGATGTTTCCGAGATCAAGGAGATCATGAAAAAGAGCCGTAACCTGGGCATGCAGACCTTTGACCAGGCACTGTTCGATGCGTATGAGGCCAATGTCATCAGCTATGAAGACGCGCTGCGCAATGCGGACTCGCTCAACGACCTGCGCCTGCAGATCAAGCTCAACAGCCAGCGCGCCAAGTCACCCGACCTGGCACAGGGCACCGAGCACTTCGCCATCGTCTGA
- a CDS encoding TetR/AcrR family transcriptional regulator: protein MGITKATNAPQTAKTAAIARSATARGRQKTANASTDEKRERILKAAESLFDQLGYANTTMEHIVRQLGVSKPFVYYYFRNKQEIFETLSWRPAVACFTAMDFAADDTRPAHEKVCIGIERLVRATLEHHPAAFFYYREPQVYRPEYVTAQKKMANHFYAQLCTQLEAGRQAGMFDFRETRITAQAACSLPGFLYNWYRPDGRLSLDEVVHELSLLAYRVLGLQSAPLQRSASV from the coding sequence ATGGGTATAACCAAAGCGACAAACGCACCGCAAACAGCCAAGACGGCTGCCATTGCGCGCTCAGCAACGGCACGGGGCCGGCAAAAAACCGCCAACGCCAGCACTGATGAGAAACGCGAGCGCATTCTGAAAGCGGCTGAAAGTCTGTTTGACCAGCTGGGCTACGCCAACACCACCATGGAGCACATCGTGCGGCAACTGGGGGTGAGCAAGCCTTTCGTCTATTACTACTTTCGCAACAAGCAAGAGATCTTCGAGACCTTGTCGTGGCGGCCCGCCGTGGCCTGCTTCACTGCGATGGACTTCGCAGCAGACGACACCCGCCCGGCCCACGAGAAGGTGTGTATCGGCATTGAGCGTCTGGTACGCGCCACCTTGGAGCACCACCCTGCCGCCTTCTTCTATTACCGCGAACCCCAGGTCTACCGGCCGGAGTACGTCACCGCACAGAAAAAGATGGCCAACCATTTCTACGCGCAACTGTGCACCCAGCTCGAAGCAGGGCGACAAGCGGGCATGTTCGACTTTCGCGAGACACGCATCACTGCGCAGGCGGCGTGCAGCCTGCCGGGCTTTCTGTACAACTGGTACCGACCCGATGGGCGCCTGAGCCTTGACGAAGTGGTTCATGAGCTGTCGCTGCTGGCCTACCGGGTGCTGGGGTTGCAGAGTGCGCCCCTCCAGCGCAGCGCCAGCGTCTGA
- the ltaE gene encoding low-specificity L-threonine aldolase produces the protein MPDFRSDTVTQPTPAMREAMFKAPLGDDVFADDPSVNALQEHAAELLGFEAALFAPSGTQTNLIALWGHCQRGDEAIVGQSWHTYRWEAGGMAVLGSIQPQPVETQPDGTLRVADIAAAIKPDDPHFARTRLIVLENTTGGQVLPPAYVTEVALLANQRGLALHLDGARLFNAATANAARHGTDVYEEARSLCSHFDSVSLCLSKGLGAPVGSLVLGSRDFIRQARRTRKILGGGMRQAGVLAAAGHYALQHHVRRLADDHANLDRLAQGLSEAHRSHPVLQGKVTVYPWQTNILFTDLHADVAPAFTAWLAQHGVRVTSSLYGGNTRLRWVTHLDVSAADIQAALDCIARFQRPG, from the coding sequence ATGCCCGACTTTCGCAGCGACACCGTCACCCAGCCCACGCCCGCCATGCGCGAGGCCATGTTCAAGGCCCCGCTGGGCGACGATGTGTTTGCCGATGACCCGTCGGTGAACGCGCTGCAGGAGCATGCGGCCGAACTGCTGGGTTTTGAGGCGGCGCTGTTTGCGCCCTCGGGCACGCAGACCAACCTGATCGCGCTGTGGGGCCACTGCCAGCGCGGCGACGAAGCCATCGTGGGCCAGAGCTGGCACACCTACCGGTGGGAAGCGGGTGGCATGGCGGTGCTGGGTTCCATTCAGCCCCAGCCCGTAGAGACCCAACCTGATGGAACTCTGCGCGTGGCCGACATCGCGGCCGCCATCAAGCCCGACGACCCGCACTTTGCGCGCACGCGACTCATCGTGCTGGAGAACACCACGGGTGGCCAGGTGTTGCCCCCCGCCTACGTCACGGAGGTGGCGCTGTTGGCCAACCAACGCGGCCTGGCGCTGCACCTGGACGGCGCACGCCTGTTCAACGCCGCCACGGCCAATGCCGCGCGCCATGGCACGGATGTGTATGAAGAAGCGCGCAGCCTGTGCAGCCATTTCGATTCCGTGTCGCTGTGCCTGAGCAAAGGCCTGGGCGCGCCCGTGGGCTCGCTGGTGCTGGGCTCGCGCGACTTCATCCGGCAAGCCCGCCGCACCCGAAAGATCCTGGGGGGCGGCATGCGCCAAGCTGGCGTGCTGGCTGCTGCGGGCCACTACGCGCTGCAACACCATGTGCGGCGTTTGGCCGATGACCATGCCAATCTGGACCGCCTGGCGCAGGGCCTGAGCGAAGCCCACCGCAGCCACCCGGTGCTGCAGGGCAAGGTCACCGTCTACCCCTGGCAGACCAACATCCTTTTCACCGACCTGCACGCCGATGTGGCCCCGGCCTTCACCGCCTGGCTGGCCCAGCACGGCGTGCGCGTGACCAGCAGCCTTTATGGCGGCAACACCCGGCTGCGCTGGGTGACACACCTGGATGTGAGCGCTGCGGATATTCAGGCGGCGCTGGACTGCATTGCCCGCTTTCAGCGGCCGGGCTGA
- a CDS encoding YggS family pyridoxal phosphate-dependent enzyme, producing MTTIANNLQQVLDRMAHACTAAGRGAGSVGLLAVSKTFGADAVLEAVAAGQRAFGENYIQEGVDKIAAVRGALPGAALQWHCIGPIQSNKTRLVAEHFDWVHTVDRLKIAERLSTQRPEHLPPLQVCIQINIDGGPTKSGVAPAEALELVRAVAKLPRLRVRGLMSIPDHAPELEAQLAIHTSARRIFDQISVLGEPGLEQFDTLSLGMTADLEAAIQAGSTLVRVGTGVFGGRSYPAAA from the coding sequence ATGACCACGATTGCTAACAACCTCCAACAGGTTCTGGACAGGATGGCGCATGCGTGCACAGCCGCTGGGCGCGGCGCTGGCAGCGTCGGACTGCTGGCCGTCTCAAAGACCTTTGGCGCCGACGCCGTGCTGGAAGCGGTGGCTGCGGGGCAGCGCGCCTTTGGCGAAAACTACATTCAGGAAGGTGTGGACAAGATTGCCGCCGTCCGGGGTGCCTTGCCTGGTGCTGCACTGCAATGGCACTGTATTGGCCCCATCCAGAGCAACAAGACCCGCCTGGTGGCAGAGCACTTCGACTGGGTGCATACGGTGGACCGCCTGAAGATCGCTGAGCGCCTGTCGACGCAGCGTCCGGAGCATTTGCCGCCGCTGCAGGTCTGTATCCAGATCAACATCGATGGCGGGCCCACCAAGTCCGGCGTGGCCCCTGCCGAGGCGCTGGAGTTGGTGCGGGCTGTCGCAAAACTGCCACGCCTGCGCGTGCGTGGGCTGATGAGCATCCCTGATCATGCTCCTGAACTTGAAGCGCAACTGGCAATCCACACAAGCGCTAGAAGGATTTTTGACCAAATATCTGTGCTGGGAGAACCCGGGCTGGAGCAGTTTGACACCCTGTCGCTGGGCATGACGGCCGACCTGGAGGCCGCGATCCAGGCTGGCAGCACCCTAGTGCGCGTCGGCACCGGTGTTTTTGGTGGCCGAAGCTACCCTGCCGCCGCCTGA
- a CDS encoding BON domain-containing protein, with the protein MNNPTMNRAHRAMCTALAAAALVAGLSACAPLIVGGAVVGGVMAVDRRTTGTQIEDEGIELRASNRIREALGDRAHVNVTSYNRQALLTGEVPTAQDRQTVEQIVSKVENARSVVNDLAVMPSSSLSQRSTDTFITGKVRASLVDAQDISANSFKVVTERNTVYLMGRVSQREAKRATDIARGVSDVSKVVRVFEILSDEELRRSAPQPAPVTTDNSASPGG; encoded by the coding sequence ATGAACAACCCAACCATGAACCGTGCCCACCGCGCCATGTGCACTGCGCTGGCCGCGGCAGCGCTGGTTGCAGGCCTGTCGGCTTGCGCACCACTGATCGTCGGCGGAGCTGTTGTCGGTGGTGTGATGGCCGTTGATCGCCGCACCACTGGCACGCAGATCGAAGACGAGGGCATTGAGCTGCGTGCATCCAACCGCATCCGCGAAGCCCTGGGTGATCGCGCCCACGTTAACGTGACCAGCTACAACCGCCAGGCCTTGCTGACGGGCGAGGTACCCACGGCGCAGGATCGCCAGACCGTCGAGCAGATAGTGTCGAAAGTGGAGAACGCGCGTTCGGTCGTGAACGATCTTGCCGTGATGCCCAGCTCTAGCTTGAGCCAGCGCTCTACCGACACCTTCATTACCGGCAAGGTGCGCGCCAGCCTGGTGGATGCCCAGGACATTTCGGCGAACTCTTTCAAGGTCGTGACCGAGCGCAACACCGTTTATCTCATGGGGCGTGTGTCGCAGCGAGAGGCCAAGCGGGCGACGGATATCGCCCGTGGCGTGAGCGACGTGAGCAAGGTGGTGCGCGTGTTTGAAATTCTCTCGGATGAAGAGCTGCGCCGCAGCGCCCCCCAGCCCGCACCGGTGACCACGGACAACAGCGCGTCGCCGGGCGGCTGA
- a CDS encoding NAD(P)-dependent oxidoreductase has product MPSTNSRNYDATPSRKVAFLGLGVMGYPMAGHLALAGHEVTVYNRTSAKSAAWCEEYSGTRGPKHAATPREAAAGAEIVFCCVGNDDDLRSVTLGADGAFAGMKPGAVFVDHTTASAEVARALYAAAQALGLQFVDAPVSGGQAGAQNGLLTVMCGGDAAAFEAAQPVAMAFSRAFTLLGASGSGQLAKMVNQICIAGLVQALSEAVAFGQNAGLDMKQVLDVIGKGAAQSWQMDNRGKTMVDGKFDFGFAVDWMRKDLGLVLDEAKRNGSRVPVTALVDQFYADVQKLGGNRWDTSSLIKRLT; this is encoded by the coding sequence ATGCCAAGCACCAACTCCCGCAACTACGACGCCACCCCATCGCGCAAGGTCGCATTTCTGGGGCTGGGTGTGATGGGCTATCCCATGGCCGGCCACCTGGCGCTGGCGGGGCACGAGGTCACTGTTTACAACCGAACCTCTGCCAAATCAGCAGCATGGTGCGAAGAGTATTCGGGCACCCGGGGCCCCAAACATGCAGCAACACCGCGCGAGGCAGCAGCCGGTGCAGAAATCGTGTTCTGCTGTGTGGGCAATGACGACGACCTGCGCTCCGTCACACTGGGGGCCGATGGCGCCTTTGCAGGCATGAAGCCGGGCGCAGTCTTTGTGGACCACACCACCGCATCTGCCGAAGTCGCGCGCGCTCTCTACGCGGCCGCCCAGGCTCTGGGCTTGCAGTTTGTGGATGCCCCCGTATCGGGCGGCCAGGCGGGGGCGCAAAACGGCCTGCTGACGGTCATGTGCGGTGGCGATGCTGCGGCTTTCGAGGCCGCACAACCAGTAGCCATGGCATTCTCGCGTGCCTTCACGCTGCTGGGCGCCAGCGGCTCGGGCCAACTGGCCAAGATGGTCAATCAGATCTGTATTGCCGGGTTGGTGCAGGCCTTGTCCGAGGCCGTGGCTTTTGGCCAGAACGCCGGACTCGACATGAAGCAGGTGCTGGACGTGATTGGCAAAGGGGCCGCCCAGAGCTGGCAGATGGACAACCGTGGCAAGACGATGGTGGACGGGAAATTCGACTTTGGCTTTGCGGTGGACTGGATGCGCAAAGACCTGGGCCTGGTGCTTGACGAAGCCAAGCGCAATGGCTCAAGGGTACCGGTGACTGCGCTGGTGGACCAGTTTTATGCCGACGTACAGAAACTGGGCGGCAACCGCTGGGATACTTCGAGCCTCATCAAGCGCCTGACCTGA
- a CDS encoding SIS domain-containing protein, with protein sequence MLEQRIQQHFIDSADLKYQAAQALSHPIAAAVQAVLACVTSGGKVLACGNGPSAAEAQQFAAFCVAGFERERPELAALALTSDSTLLTAATGSNDMAQQFARQVRALGQAGDVLLVLSVSGNDANLLAATEAAHERDMTVVVLTGRTGGKLAALLRETDVLISVPHDRAARVREVHALVLHCLSDGVDAQLLGEQEIP encoded by the coding sequence ATGCTTGAGCAACGCATCCAACAGCATTTCATCGACAGCGCCGACCTGAAGTACCAGGCCGCGCAAGCCTTGAGCCACCCCATTGCCGCCGCAGTGCAAGCGGTGCTCGCCTGCGTCACCAGCGGGGGCAAGGTGCTAGCGTGCGGCAACGGCCCATCAGCCGCCGAAGCCCAGCAATTCGCCGCCTTCTGTGTGGCAGGGTTCGAGCGAGAGCGGCCTGAACTGGCCGCGCTGGCATTGACCTCCGACAGCACCTTGCTGACCGCCGCCACAGGCAGCAACGATATGGCCCAGCAATTTGCCAGGCAAGTACGGGCGCTGGGGCAGGCCGGGGATGTGCTGTTGGTTTTGTCGGTCAGTGGCAACGACGCCAACCTGCTGGCGGCCACCGAGGCGGCCCATGAGCGCGATATGACGGTGGTGGTCCTGACGGGCCGCACGGGTGGCAAGTTGGCCGCCCTGTTGCGAGAAACCGATGTGTTGATCAGCGTGCCCCACGACCGCGCAGCGCGTGTGCGTGAGGTCCATGCCCTCGTGCTGCATTGCCTGAGCGACGGTGTGGATGCCCAGTTACTTGGTGAACAGGAGATTCCTTGA
- a CDS encoding branched-chain amino acid ABC transporter substrate-binding protein yields the protein MKNAFHRLAILPVVLAAALSAGATYAQATYKMAYIDPLSGPFAAVGELMLLHTQYAVDDINAKGGLPGGVKMQLLQFDSKLSAQESQSALQAAIDQGARVVITGGSGSSVVSALIQSVNRWNQRNPGKELLVLNHSSIDPEMTGKACSFWHFQTEANTAMKMKAIANTIKRLLDVKQVYLLNQDYAHGKQWALYGRQLVGLARPDVQFVGEALHPIGRVKDFAPYLANIKQSGADTVITGNWGPDMNLLLKSAGDAGYNLRYFNHSAGSFPGTVTAVSQAKLGQLTWVAEWHPGQADAPKVDALAKAYKARTGKDFLAPRIEFTPRMLALAITKAGSTDTVKVARALEDLSFDTVVGPVRMRAEDHQLLLPQVVNTIAPVDGKAVKVGWEGTNYGFRTDAAYTGNELAQGTDCKMTRP from the coding sequence TTGAAAAATGCCTTTCACCGCCTCGCCATCTTGCCCGTCGTGTTGGCTGCCGCACTCAGTGCGGGTGCCACCTATGCACAGGCCACTTACAAAATGGCTTACATCGACCCGCTGTCAGGACCGTTCGCCGCCGTGGGCGAGCTGATGCTGTTGCACACGCAATATGCGGTAGACGACATCAATGCCAAAGGTGGTTTGCCAGGTGGCGTGAAGATGCAGCTGCTGCAATTCGACAGCAAACTGTCGGCGCAGGAGAGTCAAAGCGCATTGCAGGCCGCTATCGATCAGGGTGCGCGCGTCGTCATCACGGGAGGCTCTGGTTCGTCCGTGGTGTCTGCGCTCATCCAGTCCGTGAACCGCTGGAACCAGCGCAACCCCGGCAAGGAGCTGCTGGTGCTTAACCACTCCTCCATCGACCCCGAAATGACGGGCAAGGCCTGCAGCTTCTGGCACTTCCAGACCGAGGCCAACACCGCGATGAAGATGAAGGCCATTGCCAACACCATCAAGCGATTGCTCGACGTCAAGCAGGTCTACCTTCTGAACCAGGATTACGCACACGGCAAACAATGGGCCTTGTATGGACGCCAGTTGGTAGGCTTGGCGCGCCCGGATGTTCAGTTCGTCGGAGAAGCCCTGCACCCGATCGGCCGCGTCAAGGACTTCGCCCCCTACTTGGCCAACATCAAACAGAGTGGCGCGGACACGGTGATCACCGGCAACTGGGGGCCGGACATGAACCTGCTGCTCAAATCTGCGGGCGACGCGGGGTACAACCTGCGCTACTTCAATCACAGCGCAGGCTCGTTCCCCGGCACCGTGACAGCTGTTTCACAGGCCAAGCTGGGGCAACTCACATGGGTGGCTGAGTGGCACCCCGGCCAAGCTGACGCACCCAAAGTGGACGCTCTGGCCAAGGCCTACAAAGCCAGGACGGGCAAGGACTTCCTCGCACCACGCATTGAGTTCACGCCGCGCATGTTGGCGCTGGCCATCACCAAGGCGGGCAGCACCGACACCGTCAAAGTGGCACGCGCACTCGAAGACCTGAGCTTCGATACGGTGGTGGGCCCCGTGCGCATGCGCGCAGAAGACCATCAACTGCTGCTGCCCCAGGTGGTCAACACCATCGCGCCGGTGGACGGAAAGGCCGTCAAGGTGGGCTGGGAGGGTACGAACTACGGATTCCGCACCGATGCGGCATACACCGGCAACGAACTGGCACAGGGCACGGATTGCAAGATGACGAGGCCCTGA
- a CDS encoding cyclic nucleotide-binding domain-containing protein, whose protein sequence is MKGILSLLKIKARSGKPSEDNTDSVLFSTAFAGQGVDDSMLVPWEARAVEVGAKRLPTSRGGKLLQGLWAKDKYMVHLDKDAVERMERFFEFAAIPSNRDVIRQDEYGNFMVVLLTGTIAVDRVQPWGEQLRLAETRPGDILGEMSLLDSGIRFSACTTLTDCEIAVLSAEAMDDMMTKDPQLAASLIALLARKLSLRLRVVSARLSDNQK, encoded by the coding sequence ATGAAAGGCATTCTGAGCCTTCTGAAAATCAAGGCCCGCAGCGGCAAGCCGTCGGAAGACAACACGGATTCCGTGCTGTTTTCTACCGCCTTTGCGGGCCAGGGCGTGGACGACTCGATGCTGGTGCCATGGGAGGCCCGTGCCGTCGAGGTGGGTGCCAAGCGCCTGCCCACCAGCCGTGGCGGCAAACTGCTGCAAGGGCTGTGGGCCAAAGACAAATACATGGTCCATCTGGACAAGGACGCGGTGGAGCGCATGGAGCGCTTCTTTGAGTTTGCGGCCATCCCCTCCAACCGCGATGTGATCCGGCAGGACGAGTACGGCAATTTCATGGTGGTGCTGCTCACGGGCACCATTGCCGTGGACCGCGTACAGCCCTGGGGCGAGCAACTGAGGCTGGCCGAAACACGCCCTGGCGACATCCTGGGCGAGATGTCGCTGCTCGACAGTGGCATCCGCTTTTCGGCCTGCACCACACTCACCGATTGCGAGATCGCTGTACTGAGTGCCGAGGCCATGGATGACATGATGACCAAGGACCCTCAACTGGCAGCCAGTCTGATTGCGCTGCTGGCACGCAAGCTGTCGCTGCGCTTGCGCGTAGTGAGCGCGCGCCTGAGCGACAACCAGAAGTGA
- a CDS encoding AMP-binding protein, whose translation MAEPRPVPATAVAPLPLHEHLRRHARETPDRIAYLWYGQPITWAQLDAASDAFAARLQALGVRKGEPVALFMNNCPQYVMAHYGIQKIGAIVCPCGPLNKEHELQYQITDLQARVIVAADMLLPIVDKVRAQSTLQHVFVVRYGDLLPAAPRIDVPAELLALQAAAAPVPAGCEDFLAVASAGGTPTPVIVGMDDVALMTYTSGTTGLPKGAMLTYENARFKTAAAVASNDATEGDVLLAVAPLYHIAGMLMGVNIPVLTGATTVLMYRFDAMGVAQALERHRVTWWYSIAPMNGALMQVPGARDMDWSALRMNPVTSFGITFTEPLAQQWQTFAPHCIAFEAAYGLSETHTMDTCMPYAAIRWGTQGKPVPGNTIRIVDPDTGAPLPTGEVGEIIIHGPGNFKGYWKKPEATAQTLRDGWVYTGDMGKIDADGYLTFIGRFKEMIKVSGYSVFPEEVETLLIKHPAVAQAAVIGVPDAEKGEVVRAFIVKKPGQALDAAALVAWCRENMAPYKAPREVRFIDALPATGAGKVLRRMLRDA comes from the coding sequence ATGGCCGAACCACGCCCTGTGCCCGCCACTGCAGTCGCACCGTTGCCCCTGCACGAACACCTGCGCCGCCATGCGCGCGAAACCCCCGACCGCATCGCCTACCTTTGGTATGGGCAGCCCATCACCTGGGCGCAGCTCGATGCGGCCAGTGATGCGTTCGCGGCACGCCTGCAGGCGTTGGGTGTGCGAAAGGGCGAGCCCGTGGCTTTGTTCATGAACAATTGCCCGCAGTACGTGATGGCGCATTACGGCATCCAGAAGATCGGCGCCATCGTCTGCCCGTGTGGGCCGCTCAACAAAGAGCATGAGCTGCAGTACCAGATCACCGACCTGCAGGCACGCGTGATCGTAGCGGCCGATATGTTGCTGCCCATCGTCGACAAGGTACGCGCCCAATCCACGCTGCAACATGTGTTTGTGGTGCGCTACGGCGATCTGCTGCCTGCCGCGCCGCGCATCGACGTGCCCGCCGAGCTGCTGGCCCTGCAGGCGGCCGCAGCCCCCGTGCCCGCAGGCTGTGAGGATTTCTTGGCCGTGGCCAGTGCCGGTGGCACACCCACTCCCGTCATCGTCGGCATGGATGACGTGGCGCTCATGACCTACACCTCGGGCACCACGGGCTTGCCCAAAGGGGCCATGCTCACCTACGAAAACGCGCGCTTCAAAACAGCGGCAGCCGTGGCCAGCAACGACGCGACCGAGGGCGATGTGCTGCTGGCCGTCGCACCGCTGTATCACATCGCCGGCATGCTGATGGGCGTCAACATCCCTGTCCTGACGGGTGCGACGACGGTGCTCATGTACCGCTTCGACGCGATGGGCGTGGCGCAGGCCCTGGAGCGCCACCGCGTGACGTGGTGGTACAGCATCGCACCCATGAACGGAGCGCTCATGCAGGTGCCAGGCGCCAGGGACATGGACTGGAGCGCGTTGCGCATGAACCCGGTCACCAGCTTTGGCATCACCTTCACCGAGCCGCTGGCGCAGCAGTGGCAAACCTTTGCGCCCCATTGCATAGCGTTCGAGGCTGCCTACGGATTGTCTGAAACGCACACCATGGACACCTGCATGCCCTATGCGGCGATCCGGTGGGGCACCCAGGGCAAGCCGGTGCCGGGCAACACCATCCGCATCGTCGACCCCGACACCGGCGCGCCGCTGCCCACCGGCGAAGTGGGCGAGATCATCATCCACGGCCCCGGCAACTTCAAGGGCTACTGGAAAAAGCCCGAGGCCACGGCCCAAACGCTGCGGGATGGCTGGGTCTATACCGGCGACATGGGCAAGATCGATGCGGACGGCTACCTCACCTTCATCGGCCGCTTCAAGGAAATGATCAAGGTCTCGGGCTACAGCGTGTTCCCCGAAGAGGTCGAGACCCTGCTCATCAAACACCCCGCTGTGGCGCAGGCCGCCGTGATTGGTGTGCCCGATGCGGAAAAGGGCGAGGTGGTGCGTGCCTTCATCGTGAAGAAACCCGGCCAGGCGCTGGACGCCGCTGCGCTGGTGGCCTGGTGCCGCGAGAACATGGCGCCTTACAAGGCCCCGCGCGAGGTGCGATTCATCGACGCATTGCCCGCTACTGGCGCAGGCAAGGTGCTGCGCCGCATGTTGCGGGATGCATGA